A segment of the Longimicrobiaceae bacterium genome:
CCCCCACGTTGGGCGCCTCGAAAAGGGCACGCAGCGGGAGGTCCACCCCGAAGACCTGCTGCACCCGTGCGATCACCTGGGTGGCCAGCAGGGAGTGCCCTCCCATCTGGAAGAAATCGTCCTGCACGCCGATGCGCCGGCCGTCGCCCAGCTCCAGCACCTCCGCCCAGATCCCCGCCACCAGCTCCTCCACCGCCGTGCGGGGCGCCTCGTAGACGGATTCCTCCCCCCCCGCCTCCGGCGCCGGGAGGGCTCCCCGGTCCAGCTTGCCGTTGGGAGTGAGGGGGAGCGCCTCCAGGACCACGT
Coding sequences within it:
- a CDS encoding phosphopantetheine-binding protein — translated: VVLEALPLTPNGKLDRGALPAPEAGGEESVYEAPRTAVEELVAGIWAEVLELGDGRRIGVQDDFFQMGGHSLLATQVIARVQQVFGVDLPLRALFEAPNVGDFAARVDATVRAGLEEWELEEALGRLDELSDHDVEQLLRAASRRGREEAP